The following proteins come from a genomic window of Trifolium pratense cultivar HEN17-A07 linkage group LG4, ARS_RC_1.1, whole genome shotgun sequence:
- the LOC123923459 gene encoding mitoferrin-like, with the protein MATEARAKFQNPDFRPDFQTLTPSTHDGLHFWQFMIAGSIAGCIEHMAMFPVDTVKTHMQAITSCPIRSVSVRQALRSILQSEGPSALYRGIGAMGLGAGPAHAVYFSVYETCKKKFSQGNPNNAVAHAASGVCATISSDAVFTPMDMVKQRLQLSNSGYKGVFDCVKRVMSEEGFGAFYASYRTTVLMNAPFTAVHFATYEAAKQALNEVSPESVDDERLIIHATAGAAAGGLAAAVTTPLDVVKTQLQCQGVCGCDRFKSGSIGDVIKTIVKKDGYKGLMRGWVPRMLFHAPAAAICWSTYEAGKSFFQDYNEQKDTGTIT; encoded by the exons ATGGCAACAGAAGCAAGAGCAAAATTCCAAAACCCAGATTTCCGACCCGATTTCCAAACCCTAACGCCGTCAACTCACGACGGTCTTCACTTCTGGCAGTTCATGATTGCCGGATCCATCGCCGGTTGCATAGAGCACATGGCAATGTTTCCGGTTGACACCGTTAAAACTCACATGCAAGCAATCACATCCTGTCCAATTCGATCCGTTTCAGTTCGTCAAGCTTTGCGTTCAATTCTTCAATCGGAAGGTCCGTCGGCGTTATACCGTGGTATCGGTGCAATGGGCCTTGGCGCGGGTCCGGCACACGCCGTTTATTTTTCAGTTTATGagacttgtaaaaaaaagttcTCACAAGGGAACCCTAATAATGCTGTTGCTCATGCTGCTTCTGGTGTTTGTGCCACGATTTCGAGCGACGCTGTTTTTACGCCGATGGATATGGTGAAACAGAGATTGCAGTTGAGTAATAGTGGttataaaggtgtttttgattgtgTTAAGAGGGTTATGAGTGAGGAAGGGTTTGGTGCTTTTTATGCTAGTTATAGGACTACTGTTTTGATGAATGCGCCTTTTACGGCTGTGCATTTCGCGACTTATGAGGCAGCGAAACAGGCATTGAATGAGGTTTCACCGGAGAGTGTTGATGATGAACGGTTGATTATTCATGCTACGGCTGGTGCTGCGGCGGGTGGTTTGGCTGCTGCTGTTACAACACCACTTGATGTTGTTAAAACTCAATTGCAGTGTCAG GGTGTATGTGGGTGTGATAGGTTCAAAAGTGGTTCAATTGGTGATGTTATTAAAACAATAGTGAAAAAGGATGGTTACAAAGGGCTCATGCGAGGATGGGTTCCAAGGATGCTCTTTCATGCTCCTGCGGCCGCTATTTGCTGGTCTACATATGAAGCTGGAAAGTCCTTTTTCCAAGATTACAATGAGCAGAAAGATACCGGAACCATCACCTAA